In Archangium violaceum, the following are encoded in one genomic region:
- a CDS encoding pyridoxal phosphate-dependent decarboxylase family protein, translating into MDLPQLGTNLLNRVPPRLLSAAERYLKSVPLLRNRLEKETDSMLAGLEGDLKPYRGQLPTFATLPTQGLSHEQVLGEMSQMKEKEEHRWKDGLVSGAVYHGDSEHIDFLNRVYALNSQSNPLHADLWPSATKFEAEVVAMTAHMLGATEANAGRPPEQHICGALSSGGTESIMLAMKTYRDWARETKGITRPEMVAPSTAHTAFDKAAHYFGIKMVRVPVGPDYRADVKATRKALNRNTIVIIGSAPSFPHGTIDPIEELSELARKRRIGFHTDACLGGFVLPWARKLGYPVPEFDFRLPGVTSMSADTHKFGYAAKGTSVVLYRGTALRSHQYFTATEWPGGIYFSPTFSGSRPGALIAAAWASLVSTGEEGYLDATRRILETADAIKRGIRAIPGLHVLGEPLFVIAFGSDIVDIYKVMERMSARGWSLNGLHKPAAVHICVTQRHTQPGVAERFLEDLRAAVEHVRANPGEKGTMAPVYGMAGTVPFRGILSDLLKKYMDLLYKV; encoded by the coding sequence ATGGATCTACCCCAGCTCGGAACGAACCTCCTCAACCGCGTCCCTCCCCGGCTGCTGTCGGCGGCGGAGCGCTACCTCAAGAGCGTCCCCCTGCTGCGCAACCGGCTGGAGAAGGAGACGGACTCCATGCTGGCCGGGCTGGAGGGCGACCTGAAGCCCTACCGCGGGCAGCTCCCCACCTTCGCCACGCTCCCCACCCAGGGCCTCTCCCATGAGCAGGTGCTCGGCGAGATGAGCCAGATGAAGGAGAAGGAGGAGCACCGCTGGAAGGACGGCCTCGTCTCGGGGGCCGTGTACCACGGCGACTCCGAGCACATCGACTTCCTCAACCGCGTGTACGCCCTCAACTCGCAGAGCAACCCGCTGCACGCGGACCTCTGGCCGAGCGCCACCAAGTTCGAGGCCGAGGTGGTGGCCATGACGGCCCACATGCTCGGCGCCACCGAGGCCAACGCGGGCCGGCCCCCGGAGCAGCACATCTGCGGCGCCCTCTCCTCGGGTGGCACCGAGAGCATCATGCTCGCCATGAAGACGTACCGCGACTGGGCCCGCGAGACGAAGGGCATCACCCGCCCCGAGATGGTGGCCCCCTCCACCGCGCACACCGCCTTCGACAAGGCCGCGCACTACTTCGGCATCAAGATGGTCCGCGTGCCCGTGGGACCGGACTACCGCGCCGACGTGAAGGCCACGCGCAAGGCCCTCAACCGCAACACCATCGTCATCATCGGCTCGGCGCCCTCGTTCCCCCATGGGACCATCGACCCCATCGAGGAGCTGTCGGAGCTGGCGCGCAAGCGCCGCATCGGCTTCCACACCGACGCGTGTCTGGGTGGCTTCGTGCTGCCCTGGGCGAGGAAGCTCGGCTACCCGGTGCCGGAGTTCGACTTCCGGCTGCCCGGCGTCACCTCCATGTCCGCGGACACGCACAAGTTCGGCTACGCGGCCAAGGGCACCTCCGTGGTGCTGTACCGGGGCACCGCGCTGCGCTCGCACCAGTACTTCACCGCCACCGAGTGGCCCGGCGGCATCTACTTCTCCCCCACCTTCTCCGGCAGCCGCCCCGGCGCCCTCATCGCGGCGGCCTGGGCCTCCCTCGTGTCCACCGGCGAGGAGGGCTACCTGGACGCCACGCGCCGCATCCTGGAGACGGCGGACGCCATCAAGCGCGGAATCCGCGCCATCCCCGGTCTGCACGTGCTGGGAGAGCCGCTCTTCGTCATCGCCTTCGGCTCGGACATCGTGGACATCTACAAGGTGATGGAGCGGATGAGCGCCAGGGGTTGGAGCCTCAACGGCCTGCACAAGCCCGCGGCGGTGCACATCTGTGTGACCCAGCGGCACACCCAGCCCGGCGTGGCCGAGCGCTTCCTGGAGGACCTGCGCGCCGCCGTCGAGCACGTGCGCGCCAACCCGGGCGAGAAGGGCACCATGGCGCCCGTCTACGGCATGGCGGGCACCGTGCCCTTCCGGGGCATCCTGAGCGACCTGCTCAAGAAGTACATGGACCTGCTCTACAAGGTCTGA